The DNA segment GTGTTCAACTGCCACACGAGTTCAGTGTAGCCGGGTTCGAGCTACCTATCGGCATATACAGTAAGCTGCACAATGTGCGGGAGATCCTGTACATGACCGTGTGGATCGGTCTGATCCACCTGTTCATGGGATACTGCATAGGCTTCTACAACAAGTCCATCCGTTACGGTTTGGGTCACGCGATCAAAGAGCGCTTCAGCTGGCTTCTGATCGTCATCGGTGGCGCGCTTTTGCTGCTCTTCATCGTGGATGCCATGATCAGGGGCGTAGCGGTGGAGATCACCGATCTGCGCATTCTGATCGCCGTACCTCTCATGCTCGTAGGGGTCGTCCTGGCCTATATGGGTGAGGGAGCTGGCGCCATATTGGAGCTGCCCGGATTGATGGGCAACATCATATCATATACTCGTCTCGGAGCGATAGGAATGTCCAAGGCCGGTCTAGCACTGGCCTTTAACACCATAGCCTGGGAGTACATCTTCGGTCACAACCCGGAGATCTTAGGGTCCAACAGTGGGGACATCATCATGTTCATCGCCGCATTGGCCATATTTGCGATCGGTCATCTGACCATCTTCATATTGGCTATCATATCCGCGGGGCTGCACAGCCTCAGGTTGCACTACGTAGAGCTCTTCATGAAGTTCTACGAGGGCGGCGGTGTTGAATTCAAACCTTTGAAAGTGATTCGTAAGTACACAGTAGAGAAAAAAGGAGTAGGTGAGTAAAAATGGCAGACAGTGGTTTAATAGCGCTTAGTGCTGGAATCGCAATTGGTGTGACTGGTTTGGCATCCGCCTGGGCGGAGAAGGAGATCGGTTCCGCCGCCATAGGCGCCATGGCCGAGAACGAGAAGCTCTTCGGTAAGGGACTTATCCTGACCGTCATTCCAGAGACTATCGTCATCTTCGGTATGGTCGTAGCGATTCTGCTTTGGCTCAACATGTGAACGCAGCGGAACGTAAAGGAACGCACAAAAGGTAAGAGGCCGACGCATGGCATTGGATACTGTAGTTGAAAACATAATGGAGGGCGCCCGAGCTAATGCTGGGAAGTTCATCCAACAGGCGGAGAAGGAGAAGCGAACCATCCTCCAACAGGCGGACGAGAAGATCAGCTCCAAGAAGCTGGCCCAGCAGAAGGAGATGGAGATCGCTCTAAAGCGCCTCAAACAACAGGAGATATCCAGTGCCGAGCTCGAAGCGAAAAGGATAGTCCTGAACGCCAAGAAGGACGTCATGGACCGATCGTTCCAGGTAGCCCTTAGCTCACTGCTCAACATGGACGAAGGCAACCGTGGTAGAATGTATCGCAAGATACTGGAGAGCGGAAAGTCCGTCATCCAGTCTCCCAAAGTATATTGCCCCCGGGGCGAGTCCAAATTGATCAGTGCGGTGACCGGGTTGGTAAAGGTGGAAGAAACCGACATGGAGGCCGGGGTCATCATAGAGGATGCCTCGGGCAATGTTCGGTTGGACTGCCGCTTCCGGGTACTCCTGGGAAATGTTTGGGACAAGGAACTGAAGAACGTCTCAAATATATTGTTCGGGTGAAAGGATGTTGTCTATTTGGGTTAGCAAGGGTAATTATCCATACGTGACCGCCAGGGTCAAAGCGAAGAAGAGCCTGCTGATCTCGAAGGACAACTACCCCAAGCTAATGCTGATGGACCTGAACGAGATCGGCCGCTTCCTTGGTGAAACCCAGTATCAGGTCGAAATGACCGAACTGGCCACCAAGTACGACGGCGTCAATCTAATCGAGCTCGGCACCAGCAGGAATTTAGCCAGGGTGTTCACGGACATACTGGGCTATAGCAAAGGGAACCTCCGCGAGATGCTGGAGCGCTACCTGATGCGCTGGGATGTGTGGAACATCAAGACCGTGCTTCGCGGGAAATACTATGGCGCCTCCACGGAGGAGATCCAAGAGGACATAGTCGCTGCGGGGAAGTTCGACGAGGAGTTCATTAACACACTGATATCCCTCGAGGACGTGGAAGCGGTCCTTAAGGAGCTGAGGAACAAGGAAGGACTGGGTATTCCCGACGAGGTCGTCAAGGAATACCAGGAGACCATGACCTTGGCCCCCATCGAGGATTATTTGGACAAACTATACTACGCTGAGGTACTTGCCTGTGTAAAGTGCCGGGACAAGGCCGAGCAGCTGTTCAAGCAGTTCCTCCGCAAAGAGGTGGACGTCACCAATTTGATGACCCTAATGAAGCTCAAGAAGGAGGGGCTTACCCCGGAGAACCCGGAAAAGTACTTCATCGAGGGCGGAGAAGAGCTGCAGATTAAGGCGTTGGTCGAGCTTAGCAAAGTGGAGACCATGGACCGTCTGGTGAGCGAACTGACCAAGTATTCATTTTACATGGATATCAAGGACGCATTGGAGGAGATGAAGCAGACCGACTCTCTGAGTTCGGTAGGCCTCGCTATGCAGAAGCACCTCCTGAAGCGTACCCAGAAGTTCTCGCACATCTATCCGTTGTCCGTCCTACCCATCATGGACTACATGTTGAGAAAGAAGCAGGAAGTGGACAACATCAGGATAATCGCGAGATGCAAAGAGAGCGATCTGGCACCGGACCAGATAAAGAAGCTGTTGGTGATGTAATGGACATTGCTATCTTAGGCAACAACGAGTTCGTTCTGGGCTTCCGATTGGGTGGAGTGAAGCGTATCTACACTACCAAGCCCAACGATTACGAGGCCAAGGTTCTGGAGCTCATCAACGACAGCACTATTGGCGTGTTAGCGATCGATTCCTCCGACATGGAGCTCATGA comes from the Methanomassiliicoccales archaeon genome and includes:
- a CDS encoding ATPase produces the protein MADSGLIALSAGIAIGVTGLASAWAEKEIGSAAIGAMAENEKLFGKGLILTVIPETIVIFGMVVAILLWLNM
- a CDS encoding V-type ATP synthase subunit E family protein, whose protein sequence is MALDTVVENIMEGARANAGKFIQQAEKEKRTILQQADEKISSKKLAQQKEMEIALKRLKQQEISSAELEAKRIVLNAKKDVMDRSFQVALSSLLNMDEGNRGRMYRKILESGKSVIQSPKVYCPRGESKLISAVTGLVKVEETDMEAGVIIEDASGNVRLDCRFRVLLGNVWDKELKNVSNILFG
- the ahaC gene encoding ATP synthase A1 subunit C, which encodes MLSIWVSKGNYPYVTARVKAKKSLLISKDNYPKLMLMDLNEIGRFLGETQYQVEMTELATKYDGVNLIELGTSRNLARVFTDILGYSKGNLREMLERYLMRWDVWNIKTVLRGKYYGASTEEIQEDIVAAGKFDEEFINTLISLEDVEAVLKELRNKEGLGIPDEVVKEYQETMTLAPIEDYLDKLYYAEVLACVKCRDKAEQLFKQFLRKEVDVTNLMTLMKLKKEGLTPENPEKYFIEGGEELQIKALVELSKVETMDRLVSELTKYSFYMDIKDALEEMKQTDSLSSVGLAMQKHLLKRTQKFSHIYPLSVLPIMDYMLRKKQEVDNIRIIARCKESDLAPDQIKKLLVM
- a CDS encoding V-type ATP synthase subunit F, coding for MDIAILGNNEFVLGFRLGGVKRIYTTKPNDYEAKVLELINDSTIGVLAIDSSDMELMSPNARRKVMESIAPVVVMVGKAESDLREKVKRAIGVDLYKTN